A window from Balearica regulorum gibbericeps isolate bBalReg1 chromosome 1, bBalReg1.pri, whole genome shotgun sequence encodes these proteins:
- the PHF11 gene encoding PHD finger protein 11 encodes MAKMVRRTCAFCPEGESGSVMYIAKERNIAAHQDCLLFSSGFVESEEYNPDNLDIRFDVTSVLKEVKRGKRLVCNFCRKKGATVGCEERACRRSYHYFCALCDDAAIETDEVNGVYRVFCPKHDPGNRTNHYDAASKRRRRHALKSSTITEQMSTEETAEENSLRILKRKNNRQKVRIDFLRKCKQAGLLDDIFEEMLDTLHLAQEKLMDDNTSETEYEETVMSLFDCGLFENILTNIHSGTEEKIQELLESRRQLDNKIELLQDLKEVVLPPQENTASTSSTVSE; translated from the exons ATGGCGAAGATGGTGAGAAGAACATGTGCGTTTTGTCCAGAAGGGGAGTCTGGTTCTGTAATGTATATTGCCAAAGAGCGAAATATTGCAGCTCATCAGGATTGTCTG TTATTTTCCTCAGGATTTGTGGAATCTGAAGAGTATAACCCAGATAATCTGGATATAAGGTTTGATGTGACATCAGTGTTGAAAGAAGTCAAGAGAGGAAAGCGGCTG GTGTGTAACTTCTGTCGCAAGAAAGGAGCCACTGTGGGATGCGAGGAAAGAGCCTGTCGCAGAAGTTATCACTACTTCTGTGCGCTGTGCGATGATGCAGCAATAGAAACAGATGAAGTAAATGGAGTCTACCG AGTGTTCTGCCCAAAACATGACCCAGGCAATAGGACCAATCACTATG ATGCAGCTAGTAAGAGGAGAAGACGACATGCATTGAAATCTTCCACCATCACAGAACAAATG AGCACAGaagagacagcagaagaaaacagtttacgaatactaaaaaggaaaaacaacaggcAGAAAG TCCGAATAGACTTTCTGAGGAAATGCAAGCAAGCCGGGCTTCTGGATGACATATTTGAAGAAATGCTGGACACGCTTCACCTTGCGCAGGAAAAACTGATGGATGACAACACTTCAGAAACAG AGTATGAAGAGACAGTAATGTCACTCTTTGACTGTGGACTGTTTGAAAATATACTGACAAATATTCATTCAG gaacagaggaaaaaatccaggaacttctggaaagcagaagacaaCTGGATAACAAGATTGAGCTACTGCAGGACTTGAAAGAAGTTGTCCTTCCTCCCCAAGAGAACACTGCTAGTACATCTAGTACAGTGTCCGAATAA